The proteins below come from a single Oryzias latipes chromosome 14, ASM223467v1 genomic window:
- the LOC111948652 gene encoding uncharacterized protein LOC111948652, with protein sequence MAAWFPTVLFICCILESTVESTQVQRNRYTNSFSLARSTRSRVQQLLKKYKEQELGNLDFDGRSQQLTDLPLLSTDFDSWLQLSDWDRLHAAFLDMQAYWNILERKRVDLEKEEKAHSWLRKTQISLPQRFKHIQLDLRDLMNQVSSQMRFTRRSWMKPTPAAVHLNSERSPRADWDSRVEGYIALRDLDLYLTKLARDFLLLASKRHS encoded by the exons ATGGCTGCTTGGTTCCCGACAGTCTTATTTATTTGCTGCATCCTGGAGTCCACTGTGGAGTCCACACAGGTCCAGAGGAACAGATACACCAACTCATTTAGCTTGGCAAGATCTACCCGGAGCCGTGTGCAGCAGCtgctaaaaaaatat AAGGAGCAGGAGCTTGGCAATTTGGATTTTGATGGCAGAAGCCAGCAGCTGACGGATTTGCCTTTGCTTTCCACAGACTTTGACAGCTGGCTACAGCTCTCG GACTGGGACAGACTGCATGCAGCCTTCTTGGACATGCAAGCCTACTGGAATATTTTGGAAAGGAAAAGAGTAGACCtggaaaaggaggaaaaagctCATTCGTGGCTGAGGAAGACCCAGATCTCTTTGCCTCAGAGGTTCAAGCACATTCAGCTGGACTTACGAGACCTCATGAACCAAGTCAGCAGTCAG ATGAGATTCACAAGGCGGTCTTGGATGAAGCCAACACCTGCTGCAGTACACCTGAACTCAGAGAGGAGCCCCCGTGCAGACTGGGACAGTCGAGTGGAGGGTTACATCGCACTGAGAGATTTGGACCTTTACCTCACAAAGCTGGCAAGAGACTTTTTACTACTGGCTTCAAAAAGACACTCCTGA
- the LOC101158877 gene encoding unconventional myosin-Ic isoform X1, which produces MRYQGREVEVEGRVRLVMESALTARDRVGVQDFVLLENYNSEATFIENLRRRFRENLIYTYIGSVLVSVNPYKELEIYSKQQMERYRGVSFYEISPHIYALSDNTYRAMKTERKDQCILISGESGAGKTEASKKILLYFAVTCPTTEHAAALGDRLLQSNPVLEAFGNAKTLRNDNSSRFGKYMDIQFDFRGAPVGAHILNYLLEKSRVVHQNHGERNFHIFYQLLDGGDDELLKSLELERNPHSYRYLVKGNCPKVSSISDKNNWKVVMKALSVIGFATEEVQKLLKIIASVLHLGNVLFGEGEEEETYITTETQLSTLAMLLGVDGSALREALTHRKLTARGEEMITPLSFEQAVSARDALAKAVYGRTFTWLVEKINQSLALKDELYHSSKGSSVIGLLDIYGFEVLQHNSFEQFCINFCNEKLQQLFIELTLRSEQEEYETEGIAWETVKYFDNKIICDLIEEKHKGIISILDEECLRPGEACDVSFLEKLEDSLGCHPHFITHKLANGKTRRVMSREEFRLLHYAGEVNYNVSGFLDKNNDSLNRNLKEVMCQSDNQILSYCFRREEVIDQKRPEMAATQFKHSLTKLMEILMSKEPSYVRCIKPNDAKQPGRFDEVLVRHQVKYLGLMENLRVRRAGFAYRRRFEAFLQRYKPLCPETWPNWQGRLVDGVSALVKHLGYKEEEYKLGRSKIFIRFPKTLFTTEDALEAKKPEIAVTMQKSWRGYRERSKYQRIRHAVIVIQSGWRGMKARRRAKQRREAAVLIRRVIKGFIYRHEEYCPENEYFLDHVRCSFLKNLRKNLPKSVLDKSWPKSPPSLVEASEHLQRLHMRNMVVKYCRRIQPEWKKQMMQKVTASELFKNQKEIYPQSVGRLFLDSRLEREQISLKVLQTLGSEKVQYGVSVIKYDRRGFKPRPRQLLLTNTFALLVDRTKIKQKIDYASLRGISVSSLSDGILVLHVPCEDNKQKSDAVLHCSHVIELVTKISMLARKTNCVDVRPGSIRFAVARNKEGIIDFVRGSELKVGKGKRGHLLVAAPRIATT; this is translated from the exons ATGAGGTATCAAGGCAGG GAAGTGGAGGTTGAAGGACGAGTGCGCCTGGTGATGGAGAGTGCCCTGACTGCCCGCGACAGGGTGGGAGTGCAGGACTTTGTCCTGCTGGAAAACTACAACAGTGAGGCGACCTTCATTGAAAATCTGAGACGGCGCTTCAGAGAAAACCTAATCTAC ACGTACATCGGCTCAGTGCTTGTGTCAGTGAACCCGTACAAAGAGCTGGAGATTTACTCCAAGCAGCAGATGGAGCGTTACAGAGGGGTCAGCTTCTATGAAATATCACCTCACAT CTACGCCTTGTCAGACAATACTTACCGAGCCATGAAGACGGAGAGGAAAGACCAGTGCATCCTCATATCAGGTGAGAGCGGGGCAGGTAAAACAGAGGCTTCCAAGAAGATCCTCCTGTACTTCGCCGTTACTTGTCCCACCACTGAGCATGCTGCTGCCCTTGGTGACCGTCTCCTGCAATCAAACCCAGTTCTGGAG GCTTTTGGTAACGCCAAGACATTGAGGAACGACAACTCCAGTCGCTTTGGAAAATACATGGATATCCAGTTTGACTTCagg ggtGCACCCGTGGGAGCGCACATCCTTAACTACCTTCTGGAGAAATCCCGTGTTGTACACCAGAACCACGGGGAAAGAAACTTTCATATTTTCTACCAGCTTTTGGATGGAGGGGATGATGAGCTGCTGAAAAGCCTGGAGCTGGAGAGAAACCCTCACAGCTACCGTTATCTAGTCAAG GGGAACTGCCCAAAAGTCAGCTCCATAAGTGACAAGAATAACTGGAAGGTTGTTATGAAGGCCCTGTCTGTGATTGGCTTTGCCACAGAAGAAGTGCAG AAACTGCTGAAAATCATCGCCAGTGTTCTCCATCTGGGAAACGTTCTCTTtggagaaggagaagaagaagaaacttaCATTACCACTGAGACTCAACTATCAACTCTGGCAATG ctgctgggtGTTGATGGCTCGGCCCTCAGGGAGGCGCTCACTCACAGGAAACTCACCGCCAGAGGAGAGGAG ATGATCACCCCGCTAAGCTTTGAGCAAGCTGTGTCGGCCAGGGATGCTTTGGCTAAAGCCGTGTACGGTCGAACCTTCACCTGGTTGGTGGAGAAGATCAACCAATCGTTGGCTTTGAAG GATGAACTCTACCACAGCAGCAAAGGCTCCTCAGTCATTGGGCTTCTTGATATTTATGGATTTGAAGTACTACAGCACAATAG ttttgagcaGTTCTGCATCAACTTCTGCAACGAGAAGCTTCAGCAGCTGTTTATTGAGCTTACCCTCCGGTCTGAGCAGGAAGAGTACGAGACCGAAGGAATTGCT TGGGAGACAGTGAAATACTTTGACAACAAGATCATTTGCGACCTGATCGAGGAGAAACACAAAGGCATCATCTCCATTCTG GACGAGGAGTGTCTGAGACCCGGTGAGGCCTGCGATGTCTCCTTTTTGGAGAAACTGGAAGACTCATTAGGCTGCCATCCCCATTTCATCAC GCACAAATTAGCAAATGGAAAAACCCGCCGTGTAATGAGCCGAGAGGAGTTCAGGCTACTGCATTATGCAGGCGAGGTCAATTATAATGTTAGTG GTTTCCTCGACAAGAACAACGATTCACTGAACAGGAACCTGAAAGAG gTCATGTGCCAGTCAGACAACCAGATCTTGAGTTACTGCTTCCGCAGAGAGGAAGTGATTGACCAAAAACGTCCAGAGATG gCTGCCACACAATTTAAACACAGCCTGACAAAACTAATGGAGATCCTAATGTCTAAAGAGCCATCATACGTGCGTTGTATTAAACCTAATGATGCCAAGCAACCAG GACGTTTCGATGAAGTTCTGGTCAGACACCAGGTCAAGTACTTAGGTCTGATGGAAAACCTGAGAGTCAGGAGAGCCGGCTTTGCTTATCGCAGGCGCTTTGAAGCTTTCTTGCAGAG GTACAAGCCCCTGTGTCCTGAGACGTGGCCCAACTGGCAAGGAAGACTTGTAGATGGAGTTTCTGCCCTGGTCAAACATCTAGGCTACAAAGAAGAAGAGTACAAACTGGGCAG ATCAAAAATCTTCATCCGTTTCCCTAAAACACTCTTCACCACAGAGGATGCACTCGAAGCGAAAAAGCCAGAGATTG CGGTCACTATGCAGAAATCATGGAGAGGCTACAGAGAGAGATCCAAGTATCAACGCATCAGACATGCAG TGATAGTGATCCAGTCTGGATGGCGAGGGATGAAAGCACGCAGGCGGGCCAAGCAACGGCGAGAGGCTGCAGTGTTGATACGCAG GGTCATAAAAGGCTTCATCTACCGTCATGAGGAATATTGCCCGGAGAATGAGTACTTCCTCGATCATGTGCGCTGTTCTTTCCTCAAAAATCTAAGGAAAAACCTGCCGAAAAGCGTTTTAGACAAAAGCTGGCCAAAATCTCCTCCATCTCTCGTCGAG GCCTCAGAGCACCTGCAGAGGCTGCACATGCGCAACATGGTCGTGAAGTATTGTAGGAGAATCCAGCCTGAGTGGAAGAAGCAG ATGATGCAGAAGGTCACAGCCAGTGAGCTCTTCAAAAACCAGAAAGAGATTTACCCCCAGAGTGTTGGGCGACTGTTCTTAGACTCCAGGCTCG AACGTGAGCAAATCAGTCTCAAGGTTCTCCAGACTCTCGGCAGTGAAAAAGTGCAG TATGGCGTCTCAGTGATCAAATATGACAGGAGGGGCTTCAAGCCCCGGCCTCGCCAGCTGCTCCTCACCAACACCTTTGCTCTGCTGGTTGACCGTACCAAGATCAAACAGAAGATTGACTACGCTTCTCTGAGAG GAATCTCAGTGAGCTCTTTAAGTGATGGGATATTGGTTCTCCATGTACCCTGTGAGGACAACAAACAGAAG AGTGATGCTGTGCTACACTGCAGCCATGTGATTGAGCTGGTGACCAAAATAAGCATGTTGGCAAGAAAGACAAACTGTGTGGATGTCAGGCCAGGCAG CATTCGGTTTGCTGTTGCCAGAAACAAGGAAGGGATTATTGATTTTGTCAGAGGCTCAGAGCTCAAGGTGGGCAAAGGCAagagaggacatctgctggTG GCTGCACCACGGATCGCCACCACATGA
- the LOC101158877 gene encoding unconventional myosin-Ic isoform X2 yields MESALTARDRVGVQDFVLLENYNSEATFIENLRRRFRENLIYTYIGSVLVSVNPYKELEIYSKQQMERYRGVSFYEISPHIYALSDNTYRAMKTERKDQCILISGESGAGKTEASKKILLYFAVTCPTTEHAAALGDRLLQSNPVLEAFGNAKTLRNDNSSRFGKYMDIQFDFRGAPVGAHILNYLLEKSRVVHQNHGERNFHIFYQLLDGGDDELLKSLELERNPHSYRYLVKGNCPKVSSISDKNNWKVVMKALSVIGFATEEVQKLLKIIASVLHLGNVLFGEGEEEETYITTETQLSTLAMLLGVDGSALREALTHRKLTARGEEMITPLSFEQAVSARDALAKAVYGRTFTWLVEKINQSLALKDELYHSSKGSSVIGLLDIYGFEVLQHNSFEQFCINFCNEKLQQLFIELTLRSEQEEYETEGIAWETVKYFDNKIICDLIEEKHKGIISILDEECLRPGEACDVSFLEKLEDSLGCHPHFITHKLANGKTRRVMSREEFRLLHYAGEVNYNVSGFLDKNNDSLNRNLKEVMCQSDNQILSYCFRREEVIDQKRPEMAATQFKHSLTKLMEILMSKEPSYVRCIKPNDAKQPGRFDEVLVRHQVKYLGLMENLRVRRAGFAYRRRFEAFLQRYKPLCPETWPNWQGRLVDGVSALVKHLGYKEEEYKLGRSKIFIRFPKTLFTTEDALEAKKPEIAVTMQKSWRGYRERSKYQRIRHAVIVIQSGWRGMKARRRAKQRREAAVLIRRVIKGFIYRHEEYCPENEYFLDHVRCSFLKNLRKNLPKSVLDKSWPKSPPSLVEASEHLQRLHMRNMVVKYCRRIQPEWKKQMMQKVTASELFKNQKEIYPQSVGRLFLDSRLEREQISLKVLQTLGSEKVQYGVSVIKYDRRGFKPRPRQLLLTNTFALLVDRTKIKQKIDYASLRGISVSSLSDGILVLHVPCEDNKQKSDAVLHCSHVIELVTKISMLARKTNCVDVRPGSIRFAVARNKEGIIDFVRGSELKVGKGKRGHLLVAAPRIATT; encoded by the exons ATGGAGAGTGCCCTGACTGCCCGCGACAGGGTGGGAGTGCAGGACTTTGTCCTGCTGGAAAACTACAACAGTGAGGCGACCTTCATTGAAAATCTGAGACGGCGCTTCAGAGAAAACCTAATCTAC ACGTACATCGGCTCAGTGCTTGTGTCAGTGAACCCGTACAAAGAGCTGGAGATTTACTCCAAGCAGCAGATGGAGCGTTACAGAGGGGTCAGCTTCTATGAAATATCACCTCACAT CTACGCCTTGTCAGACAATACTTACCGAGCCATGAAGACGGAGAGGAAAGACCAGTGCATCCTCATATCAGGTGAGAGCGGGGCAGGTAAAACAGAGGCTTCCAAGAAGATCCTCCTGTACTTCGCCGTTACTTGTCCCACCACTGAGCATGCTGCTGCCCTTGGTGACCGTCTCCTGCAATCAAACCCAGTTCTGGAG GCTTTTGGTAACGCCAAGACATTGAGGAACGACAACTCCAGTCGCTTTGGAAAATACATGGATATCCAGTTTGACTTCagg ggtGCACCCGTGGGAGCGCACATCCTTAACTACCTTCTGGAGAAATCCCGTGTTGTACACCAGAACCACGGGGAAAGAAACTTTCATATTTTCTACCAGCTTTTGGATGGAGGGGATGATGAGCTGCTGAAAAGCCTGGAGCTGGAGAGAAACCCTCACAGCTACCGTTATCTAGTCAAG GGGAACTGCCCAAAAGTCAGCTCCATAAGTGACAAGAATAACTGGAAGGTTGTTATGAAGGCCCTGTCTGTGATTGGCTTTGCCACAGAAGAAGTGCAG AAACTGCTGAAAATCATCGCCAGTGTTCTCCATCTGGGAAACGTTCTCTTtggagaaggagaagaagaagaaacttaCATTACCACTGAGACTCAACTATCAACTCTGGCAATG ctgctgggtGTTGATGGCTCGGCCCTCAGGGAGGCGCTCACTCACAGGAAACTCACCGCCAGAGGAGAGGAG ATGATCACCCCGCTAAGCTTTGAGCAAGCTGTGTCGGCCAGGGATGCTTTGGCTAAAGCCGTGTACGGTCGAACCTTCACCTGGTTGGTGGAGAAGATCAACCAATCGTTGGCTTTGAAG GATGAACTCTACCACAGCAGCAAAGGCTCCTCAGTCATTGGGCTTCTTGATATTTATGGATTTGAAGTACTACAGCACAATAG ttttgagcaGTTCTGCATCAACTTCTGCAACGAGAAGCTTCAGCAGCTGTTTATTGAGCTTACCCTCCGGTCTGAGCAGGAAGAGTACGAGACCGAAGGAATTGCT TGGGAGACAGTGAAATACTTTGACAACAAGATCATTTGCGACCTGATCGAGGAGAAACACAAAGGCATCATCTCCATTCTG GACGAGGAGTGTCTGAGACCCGGTGAGGCCTGCGATGTCTCCTTTTTGGAGAAACTGGAAGACTCATTAGGCTGCCATCCCCATTTCATCAC GCACAAATTAGCAAATGGAAAAACCCGCCGTGTAATGAGCCGAGAGGAGTTCAGGCTACTGCATTATGCAGGCGAGGTCAATTATAATGTTAGTG GTTTCCTCGACAAGAACAACGATTCACTGAACAGGAACCTGAAAGAG gTCATGTGCCAGTCAGACAACCAGATCTTGAGTTACTGCTTCCGCAGAGAGGAAGTGATTGACCAAAAACGTCCAGAGATG gCTGCCACACAATTTAAACACAGCCTGACAAAACTAATGGAGATCCTAATGTCTAAAGAGCCATCATACGTGCGTTGTATTAAACCTAATGATGCCAAGCAACCAG GACGTTTCGATGAAGTTCTGGTCAGACACCAGGTCAAGTACTTAGGTCTGATGGAAAACCTGAGAGTCAGGAGAGCCGGCTTTGCTTATCGCAGGCGCTTTGAAGCTTTCTTGCAGAG GTACAAGCCCCTGTGTCCTGAGACGTGGCCCAACTGGCAAGGAAGACTTGTAGATGGAGTTTCTGCCCTGGTCAAACATCTAGGCTACAAAGAAGAAGAGTACAAACTGGGCAG ATCAAAAATCTTCATCCGTTTCCCTAAAACACTCTTCACCACAGAGGATGCACTCGAAGCGAAAAAGCCAGAGATTG CGGTCACTATGCAGAAATCATGGAGAGGCTACAGAGAGAGATCCAAGTATCAACGCATCAGACATGCAG TGATAGTGATCCAGTCTGGATGGCGAGGGATGAAAGCACGCAGGCGGGCCAAGCAACGGCGAGAGGCTGCAGTGTTGATACGCAG GGTCATAAAAGGCTTCATCTACCGTCATGAGGAATATTGCCCGGAGAATGAGTACTTCCTCGATCATGTGCGCTGTTCTTTCCTCAAAAATCTAAGGAAAAACCTGCCGAAAAGCGTTTTAGACAAAAGCTGGCCAAAATCTCCTCCATCTCTCGTCGAG GCCTCAGAGCACCTGCAGAGGCTGCACATGCGCAACATGGTCGTGAAGTATTGTAGGAGAATCCAGCCTGAGTGGAAGAAGCAG ATGATGCAGAAGGTCACAGCCAGTGAGCTCTTCAAAAACCAGAAAGAGATTTACCCCCAGAGTGTTGGGCGACTGTTCTTAGACTCCAGGCTCG AACGTGAGCAAATCAGTCTCAAGGTTCTCCAGACTCTCGGCAGTGAAAAAGTGCAG TATGGCGTCTCAGTGATCAAATATGACAGGAGGGGCTTCAAGCCCCGGCCTCGCCAGCTGCTCCTCACCAACACCTTTGCTCTGCTGGTTGACCGTACCAAGATCAAACAGAAGATTGACTACGCTTCTCTGAGAG GAATCTCAGTGAGCTCTTTAAGTGATGGGATATTGGTTCTCCATGTACCCTGTGAGGACAACAAACAGAAG AGTGATGCTGTGCTACACTGCAGCCATGTGATTGAGCTGGTGACCAAAATAAGCATGTTGGCAAGAAAGACAAACTGTGTGGATGTCAGGCCAGGCAG CATTCGGTTTGCTGTTGCCAGAAACAAGGAAGGGATTATTGATTTTGTCAGAGGCTCAGAGCTCAAGGTGGGCAAAGGCAagagaggacatctgctggTG GCTGCACCACGGATCGCCACCACATGA